A region from the Arachis ipaensis cultivar K30076 chromosome B01, Araip1.1, whole genome shotgun sequence genome encodes:
- the LOC107639755 gene encoding uncharacterized protein LOC107639755, with protein sequence MALPHTPPQPYTWLWPPASPLSSSRMTTITTSGTPTLTTITSTLVALVTTSTTSLTSRHHRCTLLHHHHFPDPVVTSIVSVITTFVLTATLILSASASTSASTSPPPLAPLRPRPLPPRRPTIPNPSHQTPFPIPVLKKESKDPVVQFLEGELLIVCLYSNPGGRFASREKMSLLKNCRSFLSNFFFIPVGMLQRNSNMTRGYVFDLEQVPAYSCFIGYVSWQVIISAFRDWLF encoded by the exons ATGGCTCTTCCACACACACCACCGCAAC CATATACATGGCTCTGGCCACCTGCCTCACCTCTATCCTCCTCCAGGATGACCACGATCACCACCTCCGGTACTCCCACCCTGACCACCATCACCTCTACCTTAGTGGCCCTCGTAACCACCTCCACCACCTCCCTGACCTCCCGTCACCACCGTTGTaccctcctccaccaccaccacttccctGACCCCGTCGTCACCTCCATCGTCTCCGTCATCACCACCTTCGTCCTCACCGCTACCCTCATCCTCTCCGCCTCTGCCTCCACGTCGGCCTCTACCTCACCACCACCTCTAGCTCCTCTACGGCCGCGACCCCTCCCCCCTCGCCGTCCAACCATTCCCAACCCTTCCCACCAAACCCCATTTCCGATTCCCGTCCTCAAAA AAGAATCAAAAGACCCTGTGGTTCAGTTTCTGGAAGGAGAACTTCTCATAGTGTGTTTGTATTCCAATCCAGGTGGACGCTTTGCCTCAAGGGAAAAA ATGAGCCTTCTAAAGAACTGCCGAAGTTTTCTGTCAAACTTTTTCTTCATTCCAGTGGGCATGTTGCAGCGAAATTCCAATATGACCAG GGGCTATGTCTTTGACCTTGAACAAGTTCCTGCATACTCATGCTTTATAGGCTATGTTTCATGGCAGGTAATAATTTCTGCTTTTCGGGATTGGCTGTTTTGA